From Bacillus basilensis, a single genomic window includes:
- a CDS encoding SGNH/GDSL hydrolase family protein — protein sequence MADAQLVLLTDELPQGVDKINRGLKNANEALKKSGMNFAHLYSNGEKVKISYDWANKTITFNVRTDVSVLVISDRFATNLPQGIKTITTTQNSVAVLYNRVSKEYFTLPLAEIYTYKQDVNDCCLGYINFASKYSTILVDGNMTTFLPGVIQAILFSSTEKVNIDYDWKAKTITFDVKQQYGVLVQAKNWSANLPVGKKVLTSTETNTTVWWNRVSKEYFIMSLADAYTYQQSDDDCYLGYVHFGNTYSTINTDNSINTNMAEIHPTGHYGGLSLPTVDFSRNIVMIPRNLYIIKSDKNIKYLDVTEEILLPFIKNGETIPNWMFLWYNSYLDKFFLSEQPYYLNMRNEPNVFYLGYLHFSAKVFIVNGRYQTRKTNTASIIGTSISTYEGYIPVGNVPNGNYTEARRPPYRMWWYGLTHNLFNLLVNESWGGRRVTKTRPDDNASWAMNAIPGLAKDGISPDVVFIELGMNDLLNNVAIGDYSGTIDPNDDLTFANCYARVLDGVTTTYPKARIYCLTIPFAKQKTYKDHKRYNDAIRMVAEQYYATVIDVTNIGVNHSNQAMYTFDGIHPNEAGMNLIAGRVYNTVRENTLE from the coding sequence TTGGCAGATGCACAATTAGTTTTATTAACTGATGAGCTACCACAAGGGGTAGATAAGATTAACCGAGGTCTAAAAAATGCAAACGAAGCATTAAAGAAATCTGGAATGAACTTCGCTCATCTATATTCGAATGGTGAGAAAGTAAAAATTTCTTATGACTGGGCAAATAAAACAATAACTTTCAATGTGAGAACTGATGTAAGTGTTTTAGTTATAAGCGATAGATTCGCAACGAATTTACCACAAGGGATTAAAACCATAACAACAACACAAAATAGCGTTGCTGTATTATACAATCGTGTTTCAAAGGAATATTTCACATTGCCGTTAGCAGAAATTTATACCTACAAACAGGATGTTAATGACTGCTGTTTAGGTTACATCAACTTCGCATCGAAATATTCAACGATTTTAGTTGATGGTAATATGACTACGTTTCTACCTGGTGTGATTCAAGCCATTCTATTCTCATCGACTGAAAAAGTAAATATTGATTATGATTGGAAAGCTAAAACAATAACTTTTGATGTCAAACAGCAGTATGGCGTGTTAGTACAGGCTAAAAATTGGAGTGCAAACCTTCCAGTTGGAAAGAAAGTATTAACTTCAACTGAAACGAATACAACTGTATGGTGGAACCGTGTTTCTAAAGAGTATTTCATAATGAGTTTAGCTGATGCCTATACGTATCAACAAAGTGATGATGATTGTTATCTCGGATATGTACATTTTGGTAACACTTATTCGACAATTAATACTGATAACTCGATCAATACAAACATGGCAGAAATACATCCAACTGGTCATTATGGTGGTCTATCATTACCAACGGTTGATTTTAGTAGAAATATTGTAATGATTCCACGTAACTTGTACATCATAAAAAGCGATAAGAACATTAAGTATTTAGATGTAACAGAGGAAATTCTATTACCTTTTATTAAAAATGGAGAAACAATTCCAAACTGGATGTTCCTTTGGTATAACAGTTATCTGGACAAATTTTTCTTAAGTGAACAACCATATTACCTAAATATGAGAAATGAGCCGAACGTATTCTATTTAGGATATCTTCACTTTTCAGCAAAAGTATTTATTGTGAATGGGAGATATCAAACTCGTAAAACGAATACAGCTTCTATCATAGGCACAAGTATAAGTACCTATGAAGGTTATATTCCAGTAGGTAATGTCCCAAATGGTAATTATACCGAAGCAAGAAGACCACCTTATCGTATGTGGTGGTATGGTCTTACTCACAATCTATTTAACTTACTTGTTAATGAAAGTTGGGGTGGCCGTCGTGTAACAAAAACAAGACCAGATGATAACGCGAGTTGGGCAATGAATGCTATACCTGGTTTGGCTAAAGACGGTATTAGCCCTGATGTTGTTTTTATTGAACTTGGAATGAACGATTTGTTAAATAATGTTGCTATTGGAGACTATAGCGGAACGATAGATCCTAATGATGATTTAACTTTCGCTAACTGTTACGCTAGGGTTTTAGATGGAGTAACAACAACTTATCCAAAGGCACGTATTTACTGTTTAACAATCCCATTTGCAAAGCAGAAAACCTACAAAGATCATAAAAGATACAATGATGCAATTAGAATGGTAGCAGAACAATATTATGCCACAGTGATTGATGTAACAAATATCGGTGTGAACCATTCTAATCAAGCGATGTATACATTTGATGGTATTCATCCGAATGAAGCGGGCATGAACCTTATCGCAGGTAGAGTGTACAACACCGTTCGTGAAAATACTTTAGAATAG
- a CDS encoding phage tail domain-containing protein → MITLDDKYRLEDFGFICEPGYDDPLTPSFSRKTYSIPGREGVIPFGTEIKERHFSYPLRIMERFHYDMQQKFEGFFSFFFDKYGKPRRLKMVRDYDPTKFYYVELAQQILPDRLAEDGKFVLPLVAYDPYAYTLLKSNENITWGTCIPFATKITFGYKPSQFTVNGPQKLELNNMGNLVVRSIIEIVGTVGGLTLTLNGKSFSFGDLNNETLFIDAATYTVKKNNQNYLFKMTGDLEKLELSPGNNVVQIGGNNLNVKVTFNFRGKYK, encoded by the coding sequence ATGATTACATTAGATGACAAATATAGGTTGGAAGACTTCGGTTTTATTTGTGAACCGGGTTATGATGATCCATTAACACCTTCTTTTTCAAGGAAAACGTATAGTATCCCTGGGAGAGAGGGTGTTATTCCGTTCGGAACTGAAATAAAGGAAAGACACTTTTCCTATCCTTTAAGGATTATGGAAAGATTTCATTATGATATGCAGCAGAAATTTGAAGGATTTTTTTCTTTTTTCTTTGATAAATATGGTAAGCCGAGAAGACTTAAAATGGTACGAGACTATGACCCAACTAAATTTTATTATGTTGAATTGGCACAGCAAATCCTTCCTGATAGATTAGCTGAAGATGGGAAATTTGTATTACCTTTAGTCGCTTATGATCCATATGCTTATACCCTATTAAAAAGTAACGAAAACATCACATGGGGAACCTGTATTCCTTTTGCAACTAAAATAACATTTGGATATAAGCCTTCTCAGTTCACTGTGAACGGTCCACAAAAATTAGAATTGAATAATATGGGAAATCTAGTAGTTCGATCGATTATTGAAATTGTAGGAACTGTTGGTGGGTTAACTCTTACTTTGAATGGTAAGAGTTTTTCTTTTGGTGATTTGAATAACGAAACATTATTCATCGATGCAGCAACATACACAGTGAAAAAGAATAATCAAAACTATTTATTTAAAATGACAGGTGACCTTGAAAAATTAGAATTGTCACCCGGAAATAATGTTGTGCAGATTGGCGGAAATAACTTGAATGTAAAAGTAACGTTTAACTTCAGAGGAAAATATAAATAG